Proteins encoded together in one Musa acuminata AAA Group cultivar baxijiao chromosome BXJ3-6, Cavendish_Baxijiao_AAA, whole genome shotgun sequence window:
- the LOC135641063 gene encoding mitochondrial uncoupling protein 1-like isoform X1 → MADHRTKTEISFAGRFASSAIAACFAELCTIPLDTAKVRLQLQKKAATDAMAMPKYRGMLGTVATIAREEGMTALWKGIVPGLHRQCLFGGLRIGLYEPVKSFYVGENFVGDIPLSKKILAGLTTGALAITVANPTDLVKVRLQAEGKLPPGVPRRYSGALNAYSTVVRQEGLGALWTGIGPNVARNAIINAAELASYDQVKQTILKIPGFTDNVFTHLLSGLGAGFFAVCIGSPVDVVKSRMMGDSAYKSTLDCFVKTMKNEGPLAFYKGFLPNFGRLGSWNVIMFLTLEQVKKLFAREVPV, encoded by the exons ATGGCCGATCACCGCACCAAGACGGAGATCTCCTTCGCCGGAAGGTTCGCCAGCAGCGCCATCGCCGCCTGCTTCGCTGAG CTGTGCACGATCCCTCTTGACACTGCAAAAGTGAGGCTTCAGCTGCAGAAGAAAGCAGCTACAGATGCCATGGCCATGCCAAAGTACAGAGGAATGCTAGGAACTGTTGCAACCATCGCAAGGGAGGAAGGAATGACAGCACTTTGGAAAGGCATCGTGCCTGGTTTGCATCGCCAATGTCTTTTTGGAGGTTTGCGGATTGGGTTGTATGAGCCG GTAAAGTCCTTCTATGTTGGTGAAAATTTTGTGGGAGATATTCCTTTGTCCAAGAAAATTCTCGCTGGTCTTACAACTG GTGCCTTGGCGATTACTGTGGCAAATCCAACTGATCTAGTGAAAGTACGACTTCAAGCGGAAGGGAAGCTTCCACCTGGTGTACCAAGACGGTATTCAGGAGCATTGAATGCTTACTCCACAGTAGTCAGACAG GAAGGACTTGGGGCTCTCTGGACTGGTATTGGTCCTAATGTTGCACGTAATGCAATTATAAATGCTGCTGAGTTGGCTAGTTACGATCAAGTCAAACAG ACAATTCTGAAAATCCCTGGATTCACAGATAATGTTTTTACTCATCTTTTGTCTGGTCTGGGTGCTGGTTTTTTTGCTGTTTGTATTGGTTCTCCTGTTGATGTG GTGAAGTCAAGAATGATGGGAGATTCAGCCTACAAAAGCACACTTGATTGTTTTGTGAAGACAATGAAAAATGAA GGGCCTTTAGCTTTTTACAAAGGTTTCCTTCCAAATTTTGGTCGGCTCGGATCATGGAATGTGATCATGTTCTTGACATTGGAGCAG GTCAAAAAGTTATTTGCAAGAGAAGTGCCAGTTTAA
- the LOC135641063 gene encoding mitochondrial uncoupling protein 1-like isoform X2, which yields MADHRTKTEISFAGRFASSAIAACFAELCTIPLDTAKVRLQLQKKAATDAMAMPKYRGMLGTVATIAREEGMTALWKGIVPGLHRQCLFGGLRIGLYEPVKSFYVGENFVGDIPLSKKILAGLTTGALAITVANPTDLVKVRLQAEGKLPPGVPRRYSGALNAYSTVVRQEGLGALWTGIGPNVARNAIINAAELASYDQVKQTILKIPGFTDNVFTHLLSGLGAGFFAVCIGSPVDVVKSRMMGDSAYKSTLDCFVKTMKNEGPLAFYKGFLPNFGRLGSWNVIMFLTLEQK from the exons ATGGCCGATCACCGCACCAAGACGGAGATCTCCTTCGCCGGAAGGTTCGCCAGCAGCGCCATCGCCGCCTGCTTCGCTGAG CTGTGCACGATCCCTCTTGACACTGCAAAAGTGAGGCTTCAGCTGCAGAAGAAAGCAGCTACAGATGCCATGGCCATGCCAAAGTACAGAGGAATGCTAGGAACTGTTGCAACCATCGCAAGGGAGGAAGGAATGACAGCACTTTGGAAAGGCATCGTGCCTGGTTTGCATCGCCAATGTCTTTTTGGAGGTTTGCGGATTGGGTTGTATGAGCCG GTAAAGTCCTTCTATGTTGGTGAAAATTTTGTGGGAGATATTCCTTTGTCCAAGAAAATTCTCGCTGGTCTTACAACTG GTGCCTTGGCGATTACTGTGGCAAATCCAACTGATCTAGTGAAAGTACGACTTCAAGCGGAAGGGAAGCTTCCACCTGGTGTACCAAGACGGTATTCAGGAGCATTGAATGCTTACTCCACAGTAGTCAGACAG GAAGGACTTGGGGCTCTCTGGACTGGTATTGGTCCTAATGTTGCACGTAATGCAATTATAAATGCTGCTGAGTTGGCTAGTTACGATCAAGTCAAACAG ACAATTCTGAAAATCCCTGGATTCACAGATAATGTTTTTACTCATCTTTTGTCTGGTCTGGGTGCTGGTTTTTTTGCTGTTTGTATTGGTTCTCCTGTTGATGTG GTGAAGTCAAGAATGATGGGAGATTCAGCCTACAAAAGCACACTTGATTGTTTTGTGAAGACAATGAAAAATGAA GGGCCTTTAGCTTTTTACAAAGGTTTCCTTCCAAATTTTGGTCGGCTCGGATCATGGAATGTGATCATGTTCTTGACATTGGAGCAG AAATGA